Proteins found in one Aethina tumida isolate Nest 87 chromosome 1, icAetTumi1.1, whole genome shotgun sequence genomic segment:
- the LOC109596727 gene encoding protein winged eye isoform X2: MLGSPAGPGAASQRGLWPLAPANPATTFPTPDALSKYGIYSLFPQQALQNTLYSHASIGRFASGHIQQSSGNAFHAAQKDSIFTAGYTFGAPTPPPGSPYSPIPMATSTSALDLMKSFSTGIFVQTETPKKIQIQEKRCDEKCCSVKQKACNCPGSPLKIATAKYSESVVQTGCSRTNPIEWNGVNVKKEPGTPCQVAEITTSGSPVVKLEVTSPTQKITESASIINNSIIGTNEQVAGSMAAAATGCPSLAAPILQCGDDRAAALAGWQMSAAHGSALAAPTVWQYPEPLQQVVWPSYPQPPSVLLPSLPSLPSLPPPPLQLLSSASDYLSSSTTLHQHTQTHSTRLVAVTTDAKRKIPMPIPATTLIKIETDATTLDQTKTLQAVSTIASNTGTVYTDSSMTPLVTTHLIYQHPTNLILSQTSTNETTCRSQATSPVACLTPPPDNVQIQEEETQVQDASNQTDTPICSEDDNTTHTVPEITEPKVVEEDAIPEYPQESVPEPEIEQPGPKITEILEEPAIPETKEPEISEETVPANKPDLSGLELLSNSIVEFESCRSSTEDESVVLEPKENNIEIPKVVPELEPDVVKKPEESLGGLDLLCALAEQRIMEECTEKPKEDLDLDTQEKVKSDTVKIKEKERDRERRREKRKSKKHSSDEPRRKKMKSERRSDEDKERKKHKSKRLDVDKEKQKCDCQVKDFRSYKTPETEEEVKKFIASKTQTTCCKGEWPCINPNELDMRMKLAEIQRQYKEKQRELSKLKPKKHHECSKKKSRKKSTNSERSLTPPPLLDKIDTNVKPKNVPELLKPPTLCPVEGYIAEKRPHTPSDVDSSPEKSSSKKRKVGRPKRLMTSSGYQVTTETIVAKKPKTNFVGYLLAAKEKLQLQSKVYSESPPRYLDDIATTTPKIKKIKNINNNIETEKPKIRPKLKAEPTIKPYLDEENNDYEYEAEAEDEDDDEIVDHIEIDIDEAEHAEILEESLTQVTAASKVEESPEDPEEEIVEEVKPDDTRCTLTAELLEVDKLRVLTAMGGLFYAGCLNALEPPDVYSITLDGERGNRPHIMSREEILRDAIVEVSPKSTEDLPVGTRLCAYWSQQYRCLYPGSVAEPGTPDPQLDGKFVSVEFDDGDSGKIALEDIRFLPADYPIIEYDPNPLLSLSKRRRRASTSISTEERRSSISTNNESHSDSKSFDVEKENKDLNKPDKTEKPTEYKEAKKRLKKKKREKLKEKLMHDDKKKKKKHKCVDDNCKHKKHKKHKKHKKHHEKERVEEKPIVETQQPVEEVDEDVLEEETYPEYHVVANPDDEVTMDDILESEQIKKSKKLRNRQESCESRSKISAFLPANQLWRWAGKGYKRSVKGRSKKCFYKSIQRGNEFITIGDCAVFLSTGRPDRPYIGRIESMWEVCGTMIVKVKWFYHPEETVGCPLNLQYPGALFESPHADENDVQTISHKCEVVPLKEYREKLGNDPQRYATIYDNNDIYYLAGYYDPGSKNLKMEAGIPFLDAE, from the exons ATGCTAGGAAGCCCCGCAGGGCCGGGTGCTGCCTCCCAGAGAGGATTATGGCCCCTGGCCCCGGCCAATCCGGCCACCACTTTCCCAACTCCTGACG CGTTGAGCAAGTATGGGATCTACTCGTTGTTTCCGCAACAGGCGTTGCAGAACACCCTGTATTCGCACGCCAGCATCGGACGGTTCGCGTCCGGCCACATTCAACAGTCCTCAGGAAATGCATTCCATGCAGCACAAAAAG ATTCGATTTTCACAGCGGGCTACACGTTCGGGGCACCGACTCCACCGCCCGGCTCGCCTTACTCCCCCATACCGATGGCGACCTCCACCTCCGCCCTCGATCTGATGAAGAGCTTCAGCACCGGCATCTTCGTGCAGACCGAGACACCGAAAAAGATCCAAATCCAGGAGAAAAGGTGCGACGAGAAGTGTTGCAGTGTGAAGCAGAAAGCATGCAACTGTCCCGGATCGCCGCTCAAAATCGCGACCGCCAAGTATAGCGAGAGCGTGGTGCAAACGGGGTGCTCGAGGACGAACCCGATCGAATGGAACGGGGTCAATGTGAAGAAGGAGCCGGGCACGCCGTGTCAGGTGGCCGAAATCACCACCAGCGGGTCGCCGGTGGTGAAGCTCGAAGTCACGAGTCCCACGCAGAAGATCACGGAGTCCGCGAGCATCATTAACAATTCTATTATTGGAACTAATG AACAAGTGGCGGGTAGCATGGCTGCTGCCGCGACCGGGTGCCCGTCCCTCGCCGCGCCCATCCTCCAGTGCGGCGACGACCGCGCCGCTGCATTGGCGGGGTGGCAGATGAGCGCCGCCCACGGTTCCGCCCTAGCCGCTCCCACCGTTTGGCAGTATCCCG AACCGTTGCAACAGGTGGTTTGGCCGAGTTACCCCCAACCGCCTTCAGTTCTTCTGCCTTCATTACCGTCATTGCCGTCTTTACCGCCACCTCCTCTGCAGCTGTTGAGTTCTGCGTCAGATTACCTATCGAGCAGCACCACGCTCCATCAGCACACCCAAACCCACAGTACAAGACTGGTTGCAGTCACCACAGACGCCAAACGAAAAATCCCCATGCCCATACCGGCGACCACTCTCATCAAAATCGAAACAGACGCCACCACGTTAGACCAAACCAAAACGTTACAAGCTGTTAGCACCATTGCTAGCAATACCGGAACCGTCTACACGGATTCCAGCATGACTCCCTTGGTCACAACGCACCTGATCTATCAGCATCCCACTAATTTAATCCTGTCGCAAACTTCCACCAACGAAACTACCTGCAGGTCACAAGCCACGTCACCGGTAGCGTGTCTGACACCACCTCCGGACAATGTCCAAATACAAGAGGAGGAAACGCAAGTCCAAGACGCCAGCAACCAAACCGACACACCTATCTGTAGTGAAGACGACAACACTACACACACAGTACCGGAAATAACAGAACCAAAAGTTGTGGAAGAAGATGCTATTCCGGAGTACCCGCAAGAATCAGTACCTGAACCGGAAATCGAACAGCCAGGTccaaaaattacagaaatccTCGAGGAACCCGCAATTCCTGAAACGAAGGAGCCTGAAATATCCGAAGAGACTGTGCCTGCAAACAAACCTGATCTTAGCGGGCTTGAATTACTTTCGAACAGTATCGTGGAGTTTGAGAGCTGCAGGAGTTCGACGGAGGATGAAAGTGTAGTTTTAGAAcccaaagaaaataacatagaAATACCTAAGGTAGTTCCGGAACTTGAACCTGACGTTGTAAAGAAACCTGAAGAAAGCTTGGGTGGTTTAGATCTTCTCTGCGCATTAGCCGAGCAGAGAATAATGGAGGAGTGCACGGAAAAACCCAAAGAAGATTTAGATTTAGACACACAAGAAAAAGTTAAAAGTGatacagtaaaaattaaagaaaaagaacGCGACCGGGAGAGGCGACGAGAAAAGAGAAAGTCTAAGAAACATTCGTCCGACGAACCTAGACGAAAGAAGATGAAAAGTGAGAGACGATCAGACGAAGACAAAGAACGCAAGAAACACAAAAGTAAACGCTTAGACGTTGATAAAGAAAAGCAAAAATGCGATTGCCAAGTCAAAGACTTCAGGTCTTATAAAACTCCCGAAACAGAGgaagaagtaaaaaaattcattgctAGTAAAACTCAGACCACTTGTTGCAAAGGCGAATGGCCTTGCATAAATCCTAATGAACTAGATATGAGGATGAAACTCGCGGAAATTCAAAGACAGTACAAAGAAAAGCAGAGGGAACTGAGCAAGTTGAAACCAAAGAAGCACCATGAATGCTCCAAAAAAAAGTCAAGGAAGAAGTCGACTAATTCTGAGAGAAGTTTAACTCCTCCACCATTGTTGGATAAAATTGATACAAATGTTAAACCTAAAAATGTTCCCGAGTTATTAAAACCGCCTACTCTTTGTCCGGTTGAAGGTTATATAGCCGAGAAACGACCACACACTCCGTCTGATGTGGACTCATCTCCTGAGAAGTCTTCATCCAAGAAACGCAAGGTTGGAAGGCCTAAAAGACTAATGACTAGTTCTGGATATCAAGTTACGACCGAAACGATTGTAGCAAAAAAGCCAAAGACCAATTTTGTGGGTTACCTTTTGGCAGCTAAAGAAAAATTGCAGCTACAAAGCAAAGTCTATTCAGAAAGTCCTCCTAGATATTTGGACGACATAGCAACAACCACCCCCAAGATtaagaagataaaaaatatcaacaacaacatagAAACTGAGAAACCTAAGATTAGACCCAAGTTAAAGGCCGAACCGACTATTAAACCATATTTGgatgaagaaaataatgattacGAATATGAAGCAGAGGCTGAGGATGAAGATGACGACGAGATCGTTGATCACATAGAAATCGACATTGACGAAGCTGAACACGCTGAAATACTTGAGGAATCACTCACTCAAGTAACTGCTGCGTCTAAAGTGGAAGAATCACCGGAAGACCCGGAAGAAGAAATTGTAGAGGAAGTAAAACCTGACGATACTAGATGTACGTTGACTGCTGAACTTCTGGAAGTGGATAAATTAAGAGTGCTGACCGCTATGGGAGGTTTGTTTTATGCTGGATGTTTGAACGCTTTGGAGCCTCCAGATGTGTATTCAATTACGTTAGATGGGGAAAGAGGAAATCGGCCTCATATAATGTCCAGGGAGGAGATTTTAAGAGATGCT attGTAGAAGTGTCGCCAAAAAGTACAGAAGATTTACCAGTTGGTACCAGATTGTGTGCTTACTGGAGCCAGCAGTACCGTTGCTTGTATCCTGGTAGTGTTGCAGAACCTGGTACTCCAGATCCTCAGTTAGATGGAAAATTTGTTTCTGTCGAGTTTGACGATGGAGACAGCGGTAAAATCGCACTGGAAGACATAAGATTCCTTCCGGCAGATTATCCTATCATAG aataTGACCCAAATCCCCTTTTGAGCCTAAGTAAAAGGAGACGGCGAGCTTCTACAAGCATCTCGACAGAAGAGCGCAGATCGTCGATCTCCACCAACAATGAATCTCATAGCGACTCGAAGAGTTTCGACgtagaaaaagaaaacaagGACCTAAACAAACCGgataaaacagaaaaaccGACCGAATACAAGGAAGCTAAGAAAAGACTGAAGAAAAAGAAACGCGAAAAACTAAAGGAGAAGCTAATGCACGATGataagaagaaaaagaagaaacataAGTGTGTGGATGATAACTGCAAACACAAGAAACATAAGAAGCACAAGAAACACAAGAAACATCACGAAAAGGAACGTGTCGAAGAGAAGCCTATTGTAGAGACTCAACAACCTGTTGAAGAAGTGGACGAAGATGTGCTTGAAGAGGAAACTTATCCTGAATATCATGTAGTGGCAAATCCTGACGACGAAGTCACAATGGATGACATTTTGGAATCAGAGCAGATCAAG AAGTCGAAGAAGTTGAGGAATAGACAAGAATCTTGCGAGAGTAGAAGTAAAATCAGCGCATTTTTGCCTGCGAATCAATTATGGAGATGGGCTGGTAAAGGTTACAAAAGGTCAGTTAAAGGCAGGTCCAAGAAGTGCTTTTATAAATCCATACAAAGAGGAAATGAATTCATAACT ATTGGTGATTGTGCGGTATTTTTATCCACTGGAAGGCCGGACAGACCGTACATTGGAAGAATTGAATCTATGTGGGAGGTGTGTGGTACCATGATAGTCAAAGTGAAATGGTTCTATCATCCTGAAGAAACGGTTGGTTGTCCTCTGAATCTCCAATATCCA GGTGCCCTGTTTGAATCTCCACATGCAGATGAAAACGACGTGCAAACCATTTCTCACAAATGCGAAGTGGTACCATTGAAGGAGTACAGGGAGAAATTGGGGAATGATCCACAGAGATACGCCACGATATATGACAACAACGATATTTATTACTTGGCCGGTTATTACGATCCTGGTTCTAAGAATTTGAAAATGGAGGCGGGAATACCATTTTTGGACGCGGAATAA
- the LOC109596727 gene encoding protein winged eye isoform X1 gives MLGSPAGPGAASQRGLWPLAPANPATTFPTPDALSKYGIYSLFPQQALQNTLYSHASIGRFASGHIQQSSGNAFHAAQKDSIFTAGYTFGAPTPPPGSPYSPIPMATSTSALDLMKSFSTGIFVQTETPKKIQIQEKRCDEKCCSVKQKACNCPGSPLKIATAKYSESVVQTGCSRTNPIEWNGVNVKKEPGTPCQVAEITTSGSPVVKLEVTSPTQKITESASIINNSIIGTNEQVAGSMAAAATGCPSLAAPILQCGDDRAAALAGWQMSAAHGSALAAPTVWQYPAPIPMEPMVPSVPHAGFQLIRDPNSGGLLLLPTTTGLEPLQQVVWPSYPQPPSVLLPSLPSLPSLPPPPLQLLSSASDYLSSSTTLHQHTQTHSTRLVAVTTDAKRKIPMPIPATTLIKIETDATTLDQTKTLQAVSTIASNTGTVYTDSSMTPLVTTHLIYQHPTNLILSQTSTNETTCRSQATSPVACLTPPPDNVQIQEEETQVQDASNQTDTPICSEDDNTTHTVPEITEPKVVEEDAIPEYPQESVPEPEIEQPGPKITEILEEPAIPETKEPEISEETVPANKPDLSGLELLSNSIVEFESCRSSTEDESVVLEPKENNIEIPKVVPELEPDVVKKPEESLGGLDLLCALAEQRIMEECTEKPKEDLDLDTQEKVKSDTVKIKEKERDRERRREKRKSKKHSSDEPRRKKMKSERRSDEDKERKKHKSKRLDVDKEKQKCDCQVKDFRSYKTPETEEEVKKFIASKTQTTCCKGEWPCINPNELDMRMKLAEIQRQYKEKQRELSKLKPKKHHECSKKKSRKKSTNSERSLTPPPLLDKIDTNVKPKNVPELLKPPTLCPVEGYIAEKRPHTPSDVDSSPEKSSSKKRKVGRPKRLMTSSGYQVTTETIVAKKPKTNFVGYLLAAKEKLQLQSKVYSESPPRYLDDIATTTPKIKKIKNINNNIETEKPKIRPKLKAEPTIKPYLDEENNDYEYEAEAEDEDDDEIVDHIEIDIDEAEHAEILEESLTQVTAASKVEESPEDPEEEIVEEVKPDDTRCTLTAELLEVDKLRVLTAMGGLFYAGCLNALEPPDVYSITLDGERGNRPHIMSREEILRDAIVEVSPKSTEDLPVGTRLCAYWSQQYRCLYPGSVAEPGTPDPQLDGKFVSVEFDDGDSGKIALEDIRFLPADYPIIEYDPNPLLSLSKRRRRASTSISTEERRSSISTNNESHSDSKSFDVEKENKDLNKPDKTEKPTEYKEAKKRLKKKKREKLKEKLMHDDKKKKKKHKCVDDNCKHKKHKKHKKHKKHHEKERVEEKPIVETQQPVEEVDEDVLEEETYPEYHVVANPDDEVTMDDILESEQIKKSKKLRNRQESCESRSKISAFLPANQLWRWAGKGYKRSVKGRSKKCFYKSIQRGNEFITIGDCAVFLSTGRPDRPYIGRIESMWEVCGTMIVKVKWFYHPEETVGCPLNLQYPGALFESPHADENDVQTISHKCEVVPLKEYREKLGNDPQRYATIYDNNDIYYLAGYYDPGSKNLKMEAGIPFLDAE, from the exons ATGCTAGGAAGCCCCGCAGGGCCGGGTGCTGCCTCCCAGAGAGGATTATGGCCCCTGGCCCCGGCCAATCCGGCCACCACTTTCCCAACTCCTGACG CGTTGAGCAAGTATGGGATCTACTCGTTGTTTCCGCAACAGGCGTTGCAGAACACCCTGTATTCGCACGCCAGCATCGGACGGTTCGCGTCCGGCCACATTCAACAGTCCTCAGGAAATGCATTCCATGCAGCACAAAAAG ATTCGATTTTCACAGCGGGCTACACGTTCGGGGCACCGACTCCACCGCCCGGCTCGCCTTACTCCCCCATACCGATGGCGACCTCCACCTCCGCCCTCGATCTGATGAAGAGCTTCAGCACCGGCATCTTCGTGCAGACCGAGACACCGAAAAAGATCCAAATCCAGGAGAAAAGGTGCGACGAGAAGTGTTGCAGTGTGAAGCAGAAAGCATGCAACTGTCCCGGATCGCCGCTCAAAATCGCGACCGCCAAGTATAGCGAGAGCGTGGTGCAAACGGGGTGCTCGAGGACGAACCCGATCGAATGGAACGGGGTCAATGTGAAGAAGGAGCCGGGCACGCCGTGTCAGGTGGCCGAAATCACCACCAGCGGGTCGCCGGTGGTGAAGCTCGAAGTCACGAGTCCCACGCAGAAGATCACGGAGTCCGCGAGCATCATTAACAATTCTATTATTGGAACTAATG AACAAGTGGCGGGTAGCATGGCTGCTGCCGCGACCGGGTGCCCGTCCCTCGCCGCGCCCATCCTCCAGTGCGGCGACGACCGCGCCGCTGCATTGGCGGGGTGGCAGATGAGCGCCGCCCACGGTTCCGCCCTAGCCGCTCCCACCGTTTGGCAGTATCCCG CGCCTATACCAATGGAACCAATGGTTCCCAGCGTACCGCACGCTGGCTTCCAATTAATCCGGGATCCCAACTCTGGTGGTTTGCTCCTATTACCAACAACCACTGGTCTAG AACCGTTGCAACAGGTGGTTTGGCCGAGTTACCCCCAACCGCCTTCAGTTCTTCTGCCTTCATTACCGTCATTGCCGTCTTTACCGCCACCTCCTCTGCAGCTGTTGAGTTCTGCGTCAGATTACCTATCGAGCAGCACCACGCTCCATCAGCACACCCAAACCCACAGTACAAGACTGGTTGCAGTCACCACAGACGCCAAACGAAAAATCCCCATGCCCATACCGGCGACCACTCTCATCAAAATCGAAACAGACGCCACCACGTTAGACCAAACCAAAACGTTACAAGCTGTTAGCACCATTGCTAGCAATACCGGAACCGTCTACACGGATTCCAGCATGACTCCCTTGGTCACAACGCACCTGATCTATCAGCATCCCACTAATTTAATCCTGTCGCAAACTTCCACCAACGAAACTACCTGCAGGTCACAAGCCACGTCACCGGTAGCGTGTCTGACACCACCTCCGGACAATGTCCAAATACAAGAGGAGGAAACGCAAGTCCAAGACGCCAGCAACCAAACCGACACACCTATCTGTAGTGAAGACGACAACACTACACACACAGTACCGGAAATAACAGAACCAAAAGTTGTGGAAGAAGATGCTATTCCGGAGTACCCGCAAGAATCAGTACCTGAACCGGAAATCGAACAGCCAGGTccaaaaattacagaaatccTCGAGGAACCCGCAATTCCTGAAACGAAGGAGCCTGAAATATCCGAAGAGACTGTGCCTGCAAACAAACCTGATCTTAGCGGGCTTGAATTACTTTCGAACAGTATCGTGGAGTTTGAGAGCTGCAGGAGTTCGACGGAGGATGAAAGTGTAGTTTTAGAAcccaaagaaaataacatagaAATACCTAAGGTAGTTCCGGAACTTGAACCTGACGTTGTAAAGAAACCTGAAGAAAGCTTGGGTGGTTTAGATCTTCTCTGCGCATTAGCCGAGCAGAGAATAATGGAGGAGTGCACGGAAAAACCCAAAGAAGATTTAGATTTAGACACACAAGAAAAAGTTAAAAGTGatacagtaaaaattaaagaaaaagaacGCGACCGGGAGAGGCGACGAGAAAAGAGAAAGTCTAAGAAACATTCGTCCGACGAACCTAGACGAAAGAAGATGAAAAGTGAGAGACGATCAGACGAAGACAAAGAACGCAAGAAACACAAAAGTAAACGCTTAGACGTTGATAAAGAAAAGCAAAAATGCGATTGCCAAGTCAAAGACTTCAGGTCTTATAAAACTCCCGAAACAGAGgaagaagtaaaaaaattcattgctAGTAAAACTCAGACCACTTGTTGCAAAGGCGAATGGCCTTGCATAAATCCTAATGAACTAGATATGAGGATGAAACTCGCGGAAATTCAAAGACAGTACAAAGAAAAGCAGAGGGAACTGAGCAAGTTGAAACCAAAGAAGCACCATGAATGCTCCAAAAAAAAGTCAAGGAAGAAGTCGACTAATTCTGAGAGAAGTTTAACTCCTCCACCATTGTTGGATAAAATTGATACAAATGTTAAACCTAAAAATGTTCCCGAGTTATTAAAACCGCCTACTCTTTGTCCGGTTGAAGGTTATATAGCCGAGAAACGACCACACACTCCGTCTGATGTGGACTCATCTCCTGAGAAGTCTTCATCCAAGAAACGCAAGGTTGGAAGGCCTAAAAGACTAATGACTAGTTCTGGATATCAAGTTACGACCGAAACGATTGTAGCAAAAAAGCCAAAGACCAATTTTGTGGGTTACCTTTTGGCAGCTAAAGAAAAATTGCAGCTACAAAGCAAAGTCTATTCAGAAAGTCCTCCTAGATATTTGGACGACATAGCAACAACCACCCCCAAGATtaagaagataaaaaatatcaacaacaacatagAAACTGAGAAACCTAAGATTAGACCCAAGTTAAAGGCCGAACCGACTATTAAACCATATTTGgatgaagaaaataatgattacGAATATGAAGCAGAGGCTGAGGATGAAGATGACGACGAGATCGTTGATCACATAGAAATCGACATTGACGAAGCTGAACACGCTGAAATACTTGAGGAATCACTCACTCAAGTAACTGCTGCGTCTAAAGTGGAAGAATCACCGGAAGACCCGGAAGAAGAAATTGTAGAGGAAGTAAAACCTGACGATACTAGATGTACGTTGACTGCTGAACTTCTGGAAGTGGATAAATTAAGAGTGCTGACCGCTATGGGAGGTTTGTTTTATGCTGGATGTTTGAACGCTTTGGAGCCTCCAGATGTGTATTCAATTACGTTAGATGGGGAAAGAGGAAATCGGCCTCATATAATGTCCAGGGAGGAGATTTTAAGAGATGCT attGTAGAAGTGTCGCCAAAAAGTACAGAAGATTTACCAGTTGGTACCAGATTGTGTGCTTACTGGAGCCAGCAGTACCGTTGCTTGTATCCTGGTAGTGTTGCAGAACCTGGTACTCCAGATCCTCAGTTAGATGGAAAATTTGTTTCTGTCGAGTTTGACGATGGAGACAGCGGTAAAATCGCACTGGAAGACATAAGATTCCTTCCGGCAGATTATCCTATCATAG aataTGACCCAAATCCCCTTTTGAGCCTAAGTAAAAGGAGACGGCGAGCTTCTACAAGCATCTCGACAGAAGAGCGCAGATCGTCGATCTCCACCAACAATGAATCTCATAGCGACTCGAAGAGTTTCGACgtagaaaaagaaaacaagGACCTAAACAAACCGgataaaacagaaaaaccGACCGAATACAAGGAAGCTAAGAAAAGACTGAAGAAAAAGAAACGCGAAAAACTAAAGGAGAAGCTAATGCACGATGataagaagaaaaagaagaaacataAGTGTGTGGATGATAACTGCAAACACAAGAAACATAAGAAGCACAAGAAACACAAGAAACATCACGAAAAGGAACGTGTCGAAGAGAAGCCTATTGTAGAGACTCAACAACCTGTTGAAGAAGTGGACGAAGATGTGCTTGAAGAGGAAACTTATCCTGAATATCATGTAGTGGCAAATCCTGACGACGAAGTCACAATGGATGACATTTTGGAATCAGAGCAGATCAAG AAGTCGAAGAAGTTGAGGAATAGACAAGAATCTTGCGAGAGTAGAAGTAAAATCAGCGCATTTTTGCCTGCGAATCAATTATGGAGATGGGCTGGTAAAGGTTACAAAAGGTCAGTTAAAGGCAGGTCCAAGAAGTGCTTTTATAAATCCATACAAAGAGGAAATGAATTCATAACT ATTGGTGATTGTGCGGTATTTTTATCCACTGGAAGGCCGGACAGACCGTACATTGGAAGAATTGAATCTATGTGGGAGGTGTGTGGTACCATGATAGTCAAAGTGAAATGGTTCTATCATCCTGAAGAAACGGTTGGTTGTCCTCTGAATCTCCAATATCCA GGTGCCCTGTTTGAATCTCCACATGCAGATGAAAACGACGTGCAAACCATTTCTCACAAATGCGAAGTGGTACCATTGAAGGAGTACAGGGAGAAATTGGGGAATGATCCACAGAGATACGCCACGATATATGACAACAACGATATTTATTACTTGGCCGGTTATTACGATCCTGGTTCTAAGAATTTGAAAATGGAGGCGGGAATACCATTTTTGGACGCGGAATAA